In Acidisarcina polymorpha, the DNA window ATACGATCTGAGAGAATTCGCAGCGGTGTCTTGGCTGACGTCCGTTGCCTGACTTGATGTTGATCTGCGGACATTGGAGATCTTTGGCAATGCGGCAGTGTGCGGTGACTCGTGTCGCAAACTCTTCGGTCTGACCGGGAATGGCAAAGCTGGCCATCGTTGTACATGTGATTGGCTTGGGCGATGGCGACTCGCCGGTAATTGCGAACGCGCTTTTTGCCGTCGATCTGCTCGCCCTCGACGATGCCGCCGAGACGGGCCGGAACGGCAAGACCTGGGAAGGCGGGCTCATCCATCAGAAGGAGAACATCGATCGGGTCACCGTCGGGCGCTAGAGTTTGTGGCAGGAAGCCAAAGTCGTAAGGGAAGCACATACCCGCAGCAGCACCTCGGTCAACGAAAACACTTTCTGATCCGGGTCGGAGCCGTATTGAGTTTATCGATGTTCGACGCCACACCTGCATCACCAGTCTCGCCCTGTCAGACAGCGGCGAGACCACCAGCCGTTGCGGAGGCCCGTCGGGAAGCGAACTTCCGTCTGTAGTACGCCGTGGTCAGAATGATGGCGGGCACCCCGATCGCCGCCGGCCAGAGCCACAGGATGATGCCGGCGTGACGGAAGATATGGCTCAGAGTGACGGTCGAAAAGCCGTCCAGGCTGCAACGTAGCTGCCGATGAACTTCGCCAGGTGCGAGTACCACCAAAACATCTTTTCGATCGGTTTCCAAAGAAAGAGCCACATGTCGCTGGCGGTTCCACGCATCCCGAAACTCCCAAGGACGATGGCCACCACCTGCATGCGTTGTACGGCTGAAGGGCGAAACCATCCCATGGCGACGAGCGAGGCGGATGCGATGAAGGCAATGCAGGCTGTTAACCAGTCCACCGGTTGTGCCGAGCCGCCGCGGACTAAGTCCTTCAGCTTCAAAACGCGGTATCCAGAGAAGGCGAGATAAGCGCTGATCATTGAGACGAGTGCCAGAAAAAGCACGGGACGAAGGAACGCCATAGGCAGAGCGGTACACGAGACCAGCCCCATCGCATAGAGATAGACCAAACCCCAGCGCCGGTGCTGTTTTCCGCCCTTTGCTGTTGCCAGAGCTACCGGCGCAAGCACAAACGATACCATGCCGGCGGTGACATGAACGACGAGAAACACTTTCATTCAGAGTGGGTCAGGGTGCATTGTGCGGCTCCTTTGTCTTCTGACAGATCATGACGTGCTACACACACGAAGACCATTGGCAGGTATCAACTCCGAAAGATGACAGGTGTCACCTCTCACTCATGATGGCCTGCGGTTTCGGCCAGCAATCGCCTACGAGATGATAGAAATGTCGAAGGTTAGTCGGAGAGCATGGACCGGAACAGAATGAATCTCGTTTTCAACGCTCCCGGTATGCTCCGCGACGAGACGCGCCTGCTGCGCTAGGGTTCGCTGCTGTACTCCGTCTTCTGGTTCGCGGAGCCCCTTCAGCGTCGGTCTCTTGCGGTATGGGTCATCTTCCTGGTCTTCTATGCAATCTTTCTGACCCGGCATTTGCGCGTACTGCGTGGAAGTAGACAGGGACAGCGCATCTGGCTGTTCGTTCTGTTTCTGCTGGGCTACCTTTACTATCCCTTCAATCCAAACGCCGGCGGCGAGTTCGTCTTCGCTGTCGTCGTAAGCAGCTTCTTCCTTCGCCAGGAAGCACGCTGTCTGCATTTCGAATGTTCGCCGGTATCCTGGTCGCTCAAGCAGCGGGACTTTGTCTTGAAACCTGGTGGCTGCACCTGCCATGGTCAGTTGCTCAATCCGTGGTGTTCTTCATGATGGTCATCGGCATCAGCAACTTCACGTTCGCCCGGCAGGTCTTCATCAGCAACCAGCTGCGGAAGGCCAACCAAGAGATCGAACGCCTCACCCAAAAAGCCGAACGCGAACGCATCGCACGAGATCTTCTACTCGATGAAAGAGGTGCAGGTCTTGGCCGAACGTTGGCGTAGGCACTACAACACCATCCGTCCACACGCTTCCCTTGGCTATCGATCGCCTGCTCCAGAGACGTGGTACCCAGAGATCAAGACAGGGCATGGACAAGTGGAAAGCAAGCTACGCTTCCCACTATTGGAATGGTCCGCGTGGGACGTGGTAGGGTTCTCGTCCACAGTCGATGCACGTCCCCCCGGGAGCTGGTTCGTTCCGCCCGGTAGCAATCGGAGCAGCGGCAGAGGTAACGAAGCTGCTGAAGCCTCCGGTGGAAGAGGGTCGTAAAGGCGACTCTGCAAGCGTGCAGGCCGTAACGTGAGTGAACGCTGAGCAAGCCTCGAAATCCATGATGCAGGAGCCGACCCGCCGCGGACTTGGGGAAGGCCGATGAGGGGGAAGAGTATGAGCGAACAGCTTCCTTCAACCTGCCGGGGTAGTGGCGACGGCATGTAAGCAAAGGGGACTGAAGGCAACACGGGAAGCCCCAGCGGTGATTGTGGTTGGATCAACTGGCAGCTCGCGAGAGACAGGCCGGGCCGTTTGGGGTGGCGGAGAGGCCTGTAGTACCGATGAAGCCGGGTAATGCCGGTGGAGGGAAGAGGCCTCAGTTGAAGGCGAACGTAATAAACGACGAGGGACAACGGGATTGGTGATGAACCTAACAACCCTGATAAGCGTTCAGAAGTTGCAGATGGCGTTACACGCAAAAGCGAAGGAATCGCCCTACTTTCGTTTCCACGCGTTGTACGACAAGGTGTACCGCGCGGATGTTCTGGTGTATGCCTACAAACGCTGCAAAGCCAATGGCGGGGCAGCGGGAGTGGACAATCAGACATTTGAGGACATCGAGCAGTACGGTGTGGAGCGGAGGTTAGACGAACTGGCGCAAGAACTGAAAAGTCGAACGTATCAACCGCAGCCTGTGCGGCGGGTATACCTACCCAAGCCGGATGGGAAGCAGAGGCCGTTAGGGATACCAACAATCTGGGATCGGGTTGTGCAGACGGCGGCAATGTTGGTGCTCGATCCAATCTTCGAGGCCGACTTGCAACCTGAGCAGTATGCCTATCGGGCAGACCGCAGCGCATTGGACGCAGTGCGGCATGTCCACAAGCTGATCAACACTGGCCATAGAAGGATTGTAGATGCGGATCTCAGCAGCTACTTCGATAGCATTCCACATGCCGATCTTATGAGGTCGGTCGCTCGAAGGATCGTCGACGGAGCGATGTTGCATCTGATCAAGATGTGGCTGGAAGCTCCGGTTGAGGAAACCGATGAACGCGGGAATAAACGTCGGAGCCTGCGCAATCGGGACGAAGGTCGGGGCACTCCACAAGGAGCTCCGATCAGCCCGTTGCTCAGCAATCTGTATATGCGCCGGTTTGTGCTCGGGTGGAAGGAACTTGGGCATGAGGCGCGTTGGGAAGCGTATATCGTGAACTACGCCGATGATCTTGTCATCTGCTGTCGGATGGGGGCGGAACAAGCTCTAGCCACAATGCGGAAGATGATGTCGAAGCTGAAGTTGACGGTGAACGACTCGAAGACGCGGGTCTGCTCTGTGCCGGAAGAGAAGTTTGATTTTCTTGGATACACGTTTGGTCAATGCTACAGCCCCAAAACTGGACGGGCCTATCTTGGCACCGTTCCAGCGCGAAAGCGGGTGCAACGCATCTGCCGGGAGATACGCGAAATGACCGGACGGAGTACAACCTCGTTGGATCCAGCGACAATAGTGACGAAGCTCAATCGCACAATGTGCGGATGGGCGAACTACTTTTGTCTTGGGCCGGTCAGTACAGCCTATCGTGCTGTAGATGGTTACGCGACGATGAGGCTGCGTCTGTGGTTGCGAACGAAACATAAGGCCTCTGGACGTGCAAACGGGATGTTTCCGGATACATATCTTCATGGAGCCTTGGGTCTCGTTCGTCTGGACAAACGGACACGCAACTTTCCGTGGGCGAAAGCGTGAGTCTTCTCCGAGAGCCGGATGCGGGAGATCCGCCTGTCCGGTTCGATGAGCGGGATGTGGAAACGGAGCAAGGTGAACCTAGTGAGGCACCGGCAGACGAAAGAGCCGGAAACAGATAGGGATCACCTAAACCACCGCGCCACATCTCGACTCTACCGCCTGAACCAACCCGGACGGATTATCTTAGCTGGCAGGAGGCTTCACCATGGAGATTTCAACGATCGGCATTGATCTGAGCAAGACCACCTTTCACCTGATTGGATTGAGCCCACGTGATGAGATTGTGCTTCGTAAGAAGCTTTCGCGGAAGCAGCTGCTGATCTTCACCGCAAGTCGTACGCCTTTGTTGATCGGCATGGAAGCGTGCGCTGGAGCCCATTACCTCGCACGTGCCTTGAGGGATCAGGGGCACGATGCACGATTGATGCCAGCGCAGTACGTGAAGCCGTACGTCAAGACGAACAAGAACGACTACCTGGACGCGGAAGCGATTGCAGAAGCTGTGCAGCGACCGACGATGCGCTTCGTGCCGATCAAGACCGACGAACAGTTGGATCTGCAGGCGCTGCACCGCGTACGCGACCGCTGGGTGGCAAGACGAACGGCCGTGATGAATCAGATCCGCGGGTTTCTGCTGGAACGTGGAATCGCTATCCGGAAAGGACCTTCTTACCTGGTGAGCCAGCTGCAGGTCATCTTCAGCGATGGCGATTCTTTGTTTTCCGGACGACTGCTGCACCTGATTCGCGAGTTGAAGCATGAGTGGGACGAGCTCGAACGCAAGATCGAAGAAGCTAGTGCCGAGCTTGCCCGCATTGCCAAGCAGGACGACGGATGCTATCGCTTGATGGAGGTTCCGGGCTTCGGACCGATCGTTTCGACAGCACTGGTTGCGGCTATCGGCAACGGCATCAGCTTCAGAAAAGGGCGAGACCTGGCAGCCTGGTTAGGGCTTGTTCCCCGACAACACTCGACAGGCGGCAAGACCAGACTGCTCGGCATCAGCAAGTTGGGCAACGAGTACCTCCGACGCATGATGCTTCACGGCGCCCGATCCGTGGTGATGCAGATGGAACGAAAGCCTTCGGCTCTCGGCGAGTGGCTGACCAGCCTTTCGGCAAGACGCCATCGCAACATAACGGTCGTCGCTTTGGCCAACAAGATGGCTCGAATCGCGTGGGCCATCCTGAGCAAAGGCACACACTACAGCGCACCTGCCTTCGTGGCGGCCTGAACCGAGGCATGGAAAAGACGCCCAAAATACGGGCTTGGAAATCGCTTCGCGATTCCACACTTTTCCACCCCTCCGACGACGATGAATAAGGCTTTCTCCTCAAGTTTGCGAGACAAATCGATGTGTGAGTGAACGGTCACAACCGGCGTTGCTCAAGCCTGTGTGGGAATGAGAACCCTTTGGAGTTCGACCCACTTTGTAGGACAGCGACGCGCGGACTCCATTATGGCCAGGAGCGGAAGCTCCACAAACAGGCCGGATACATTTGCGCAGACCCTAATCACTCGCCACAAAGATTTAGCTTGCAATCCGACGGCGGACCATACATATTCCCACACCCTCGACGGCGGCGAGATAAGTATGATCGGCCCCGGCAATTTTGTACCGGTTGAAATGTTAGTCTTCGGCAAAATCTGAGAGGAGATTTTGCCGTGAAGAAGAAGCGTTTTTCTGTGGAGCAGATTGTGGCGGTGCTGAAGCAGGCGGAGCTTGGTGTGCCGGTCGCGGAGGTGATCCGGAAGGTTGGCATCAGCGAGCAGACCTTTTATCGATGGAAGAAGCAGTACGTTGGTATGGAGACAGATCAGGCCCGTCAGCTGAAACAGCTTCAGGAGGAAAACAGCCGGCTGAAGCAGCTGGTTGCCGACCTGAGCCTGGATAAGACGATGTTGCAGGATGTGCTCAGAAAAAAGTTCTAAGGCCCTCGGGTCGCCGTCCGATGGTCGATCATTTGCGCGATCAGTATCGGTCGAGCGAACGGCATGCCTGCCAGGTTCTTCTTGTGGGGCGAGGCACGTATCGCTACCAGAGCCACCAGGAACCATGGACGGAGTTGCGGATGCGTATCCGCGAGATCGCACAGGGCAGGGTGCGCTACGGATATCGCAAGATCCGTGTGCTGTTGAACCGCGAGGGTTGGAACGTGGGCAAGTACCTGGTGTATCGGCTATACAAGGAAGAAGGCCTGGCCTTAAAGAAACGGCCAAAACGAAAGCGAAAAGCGATGCGGCATCGCGAAGAGCGCTTCATCGCAAGCGCCCCGAACCAAGCGTGGAGCATCGACTTCGTTGCGGATCAGCTCCAGGATGGAACCCGCTTCCGAGCGTTGACGATGCTGGACGTCTACACACGAGAAAGTGTTGCTATCGAAGTGGGCCAGCGCCTGAAAGGAGATGATGTGGTCCGAGTGCTCAATCGAATGAAACAACAGCGTGGAGTGCCGAAGGTGCTGTTCTGTGACAGCGGAAGCGAGTTCACCAGCCAAGCGATGGACCTCTGGGCTTATCAGAACGGAATGAAGATCGACTTCTCGCGTCCTGGCAAGCCGACCGACAATGCCTTCGTGGAATCGTTCAATGGAACCTTCCGCGGCGAGTGCTTGAATGCACACTGGTTCGGGACACTGGCCGAAGCAAAACGGCTGATCGAGGCTTGGCGCCAGGAATATAATGAGAGTCGTCTTCACCGATCTCTCAGTGACCGGACGCCGACCGAGTTCGCCACTGAGTACGCGGCTAGCCGCGTACTCAGTACAACTTAAACCAGCCGAAGACTAACGCTAGGCTCGGTACAAGAAAACTGGTCCGATCAGTACAAAACTCGCTGCGCTAAACTAACAAGCTAACTGGTGCAAAAGATCGGGCAGACCATCTCCTTACGCATGGATGAATTCTTGATAGGCCGCGAGCCATCGAGAGAGGATGTTCACAATGAAACGGAAATCATAACGACATGAGCGTGAGACGGCTCATTCGAAGAGAATCTACTGCCTAATATAGTTATAGAGATCAAGAACGGAAGAAAAGAGGCATGAGCCTACGCTTTTGGTTTGACACTGAGGGTCGTTCTTCTTCTTGGCGGCCGCGATCGCCCGCAGCATCAGTGGATGCGCCACCTTCACAGCTGCCGCATGGGGCAGCAGGTGATTGCAGATCCACCCTGTGAACATCGGCGCTTCCATCGCCACGGTCCACGGTGCCGGCAAAGTCTTCATCCACTGGTCGAGATGAATCCGGGTCGCCGGAACGGTGCCTTCAGAAAGCACCTTGTCGCTTACCTCCTTCACGCAATGGCTGATCGTCTTCTTGTGGATGTCCAACCCGATGAAGTGCATACTGATCACGAGGAGTCTGGGTGCGAATGCTGAGAGCTATGCCTCACCATCAGAATCTCGGTGCGACGCTCGGAATTCGGAGGGGCTGATTCCGTACTTCGAGGCGAATGTGCTGGTGAGATGTGCATGGCTAGAAAATCCCACTTCGGCAGCGATCGTCGCGATGGTATCGTTGCTGCCCAATAATTCCGCTCGTGTACGTCGGAGACGCTGCTCGATGATGTACTGAGCTGGGGTGGACCCGAACGCATGGCGGAACGCCTCCAACAGCTCATGCGAGGTCATGCCGACCAGATCGGCCAACTGCGCGAGCATGATCGGTTGTTGAAGATGATCGGCGATGAACCCGCTGGCAAGTCTTGTTTGTTTAGCACTGAACTGAGTGCGGGGGATCCGCTGGCGAACCCTATTGTGTTTCCCCGGGTAAGTCGTGAAAAAATGAAGCAAAAGCGTATGACTGAGACTTACAGATGCCAAGGCAGAGAGGTCATCTGCATGTTGGGTCAATTCCGCTAACCGTATCGTCGCGCGATGCAAGAATGCGTCGCTGTAGCCAATTTGATGTCTGATCGGTGCGATATCGATATCCCGCTGAATCAACCCTGACAATATCGTCTGGTCAAACTCAAATTCCGCGTACCGGATGGTGCCGCCTAACGCTTCGCTTTGGTATTCATGGCCGGCCGGAATGATCCAGATGTCTCCATCGAGCGGCCGTCCCGGTGAAAGCCCTTTTCCATTCAGCTCGGTCTCAATCTTTCGAATGGGGCCACCCAGATGCACGATGACTGTGTGCTTTTCTCTCTTGATAGACCAGCGGGTCCGTTGAGAGATGTTCTCGACTGTCCATGAGAATTTCACTCCGGGCAGTTCGGATTTCGAAAGAGGTTTTGGTTCCCCGATCGAGACGTCCGGCCATACGGAAGAGCGAGGATCAAAGACCATGAGAGACACCTTCCGAGTGACTTCTCTGACACCACACAATTTTAGCGGAGATTTTGAAAGACGATCCGGAGATCGTGAAAGCTAACCGAACCTTATTTATTGCAGAATGTTTACACACGCGATAGTGAGCGCTAACCGCGCGAAGCGTCCAGGCAAACTACTTCAAGGTCGAGCAGCTACGAATTGAAACAACAGACACTTACCTCATCCCTTAGATAAAGGAATTCCAAGAATGGCTACGCAGAAATTGAATGGCAAAGTTGCCCTCGTCGCGGGAGGAGCTAAGAACCTCGGCGGCCTCGTGAGCAGAGAGTTGGCGAATATGGGTGCAAGAGTAGCAATTCACTACAATAGCGCTTCCGCTCAATCACCGGCTGAGCAGACCGTTGCGGATATCAAAGCTTCCGGCAGTGACGCTTTTTCGATCCAGGCCGACCTCACGAAATCTGGCGAGATCGCTCGTGTCTTTGACGAAACGATAAATCGGTTCGGAGGAATTGACGTCGCTGTCAACACAACCGGAATGGTGATTAAGAAGCCGATCGAGTCTTGCACGGAGGAAGACTACGACAAAATCTTTGCGATCAATTCAAAGGTCGCATTTTTCTTCTTGCAAGCGGCCGGTAAGAAGCTAAACGAACGCGGAAAGGTCATCACCATCGTGACCTCTTTACTCGCGGCATATACGGATTCCTATGCGATTTATCCAGGTAGCAAGGCGCCCATAGAGCATTTCTCGCGCGCCGCTTCCAAAGAATTTGCAGCACGAGGCATTTCTGTAAATGCGATCGGTCCTGGGCCCATGGAGACACCGTTCTTTTATGGCCAGGAGACGAAGGAATCAGCCGCCTACAATCAAAACGCAGCGGCCTTGAGCAAATATACAAAGACGGGCCTGACAGACATTGCGGATATAGCTCCCGTCGTCACTTTTCTGGCTACGGATGGCTGGTGGATCACGGGCCAGACCATCTTTGCAAATGGTGGATATACGACCCGGTAAATGGGCATCAATTCACCGGGTGTGCAACACATCGAGACTTCGAGTCCTCATGTGTCGGTGTATGGCAAATCTGCCGGACGGTGCGCTGCGGATTCGGGCGAAACGGTGATGATGGCCAAGACAGCCTGTGGCGTCTGCTATCGCGCCTTGTCACACGGTTCATGGGCAAAAACTGATCTGTTCGTTATTCATCAAAGCGATCACCCACTTTTCGAAGAAACGCGACATTCGAGCAGCTCGAAACCGGATAAAACTAGCTCTGTCGGCTACCAGACTGGAGGCGTGAGGCTATGTCGGAGAAAACACCAACTCCAGCGCGATTGGAGGCGTTCTCGGACGGTGTGATTGCAGTCATCATCACCGTCATGGTGCTCGAAATTCGTGTTCCACATGCCGACGGATTAGAAGGCCTCCGGGCTCTCACACCCGGTCTTGCGGTGTACCTGATGTCATTTGGCTTCACCGGCATTTACTGGTTGAATCACCAGCACGTCATCAGACGTACGGAGCGCGCTGGCCACTCCCTGCAGATTGCCAATCTTGGATTTCTTTTCTGCTTATCGCTGCTACCCCTCAGCACTGCCTATGTCGTCGACAAGCAGCTTTCGGGTTTCGCGGTCTCGGTGTATGCCTCGTCACTCCTCATTGTCGCGTTCTCTTTCATGTGGGTCCGCCTCGCTCTGCACGGGATATTGCGCGGTCGGGACGAAGTCACTGACGAAGATCAGAGAGGCCTACGAAATCACGTTATCAGCATATTTTTGTACCTCGGCAGCGCCGGCATCGCGCTATTTTTCCCTAGACTTGTCCTTTGCTTTATTGCTCTATTGACGTTCGTCTGGACACTGCCAAATCTCTCGCTGAGCCAAATAAAAAAGCAAAGAAGCTGAACAACCACTGGAAGGCGGCTGGGATGCACACACTGAAGGTTCTTTTGATCGGCTTCGCCGTTTTAGTAGTCTTCCTAGTTGCTGGTCGCTTAGCTGCGTCGTCAAGAGGAATGGCGATTGCGTCTCTGATCTTCATCCCTATTTGGTTTGTCG includes these proteins:
- a CDS encoding inorganic diphosphatase — encoded protein: MQVWRRTSINSIRLRPGSESVFVDRGAAAGMCFPYDFGFLPQTLAPDGDPIDVLLLMDEPAFPGLAVPARLGGIVEGEQIDGKKRVRNYRRVAIAQANHMYNDGQLCHSRSDRRVCDTSHRTLPHCQRSPMSADQHQVRQRTSAKTPLRILSDRIGRHSRPGFVSDWTTWTAEQLPERFPTAGSVVVPW
- the ltrA gene encoding group II intron reverse transcriptase/maturase, which produces MNLTTLISVQKLQMALHAKAKESPYFRFHALYDKVYRADVLVYAYKRCKANGGAAGVDNQTFEDIEQYGVERRLDELAQELKSRTYQPQPVRRVYLPKPDGKQRPLGIPTIWDRVVQTAAMLVLDPIFEADLQPEQYAYRADRSALDAVRHVHKLINTGHRRIVDADLSSYFDSIPHADLMRSVARRIVDGAMLHLIKMWLEAPVEETDERGNKRRSLRNRDEGRGTPQGAPISPLLSNLYMRRFVLGWKELGHEARWEAYIVNYADDLVICCRMGAEQALATMRKMMSKLKLTVNDSKTRVCSVPEEKFDFLGYTFGQCYSPKTGRAYLGTVPARKRVQRICREIREMTGRSTTSLDPATIVTKLNRTMCGWANYFCLGPVSTAYRAVDGYATMRLRLWLRTKHKASGRANGMFPDTYLHGALGLVRLDKRTRNFPWAKA
- a CDS encoding IS110 family transposase → MEISTIGIDLSKTTFHLIGLSPRDEIVLRKKLSRKQLLIFTASRTPLLIGMEACAGAHYLARALRDQGHDARLMPAQYVKPYVKTNKNDYLDAEAIAEAVQRPTMRFVPIKTDEQLDLQALHRVRDRWVARRTAVMNQIRGFLLERGIAIRKGPSYLVSQLQVIFSDGDSLFSGRLLHLIRELKHEWDELERKIEEASAELARIAKQDDGCYRLMEVPGFGPIVSTALVAAIGNGISFRKGRDLAAWLGLVPRQHSTGGKTRLLGISKLGNEYLRRMMLHGARSVVMQMERKPSALGEWLTSLSARRHRNITVVALANKMARIAWAILSKGTHYSAPAFVAA
- a CDS encoding IS3 family transposase (programmed frameshift), whose translation is MKKKRFSVEQIVAVLKQAELGVPVAEVIRKVGISEQTFYRWKKQYVGMETDQARQLKQLQEENSRLKQLVADLSLDKTMLQDVLKKKVLRPSGRRPMVDHLRDQYRSSERHACQVLLVGRGTYRYQSHQEPWTELRMRIREIAQGRVRYGYRKIRVLLNREGWNVGKYLVYRLYKEEGLALKKRPKRKRKAMRHREERFIASAPNQAWSIDFVADQLQDGTRFRALTMLDVYTRESVAIEVGQRLKGDDVVRVLNRMKQQRGVPKVLFCDSGSEFTSQAMDLWAYQNGMKIDFSRPGKPTDNAFVESFNGTFRGECLNAHWFGTLAEAKRLIEAWRQEYNESRLHRSLSDRTPTEFATEYAASRVLSTT
- a CDS encoding IS110 family transposase yields the protein MHFIGLDIHKKTISHCVKEVSDKVLSEGTVPATRIHLDQWMKTLPAPWTVAMEAPMFTGWICNHLLPHAAAVKVAHPLMLRAIAAAKKKNDPQCQTKSVGSCLFSSVLDLYNYIRQ
- a CDS encoding helix-turn-helix domain-containing protein, translated to MVFDPRSSVWPDVSIGEPKPLSKSELPGVKFSWTVENISQRTRWSIKREKHTVIVHLGGPIRKIETELNGKGLSPGRPLDGDIWIIPAGHEYQSEALGGTIRYAEFEFDQTILSGLIQRDIDIAPIRHQIGYSDAFLHRATIRLAELTQHADDLSALASVSLSHTLLLHFFTTYPGKHNRVRQRIPRTQFSAKQTRLASGFIADHLQQPIMLAQLADLVGMTSHELLEAFRHAFGSTPAQYIIEQRLRRTRAELLGSNDTIATIAAEVGFSSHAHLTSTFASKYGISPSEFRASHRDSDGEA
- a CDS encoding SDR family oxidoreductase, giving the protein MATQKLNGKVALVAGGAKNLGGLVSRELANMGARVAIHYNSASAQSPAEQTVADIKASGSDAFSIQADLTKSGEIARVFDETINRFGGIDVAVNTTGMVIKKPIESCTEEDYDKIFAINSKVAFFFLQAAGKKLNERGKVITIVTSLLAAYTDSYAIYPGSKAPIEHFSRAASKEFAARGISVNAIGPGPMETPFFYGQETKESAAYNQNAAALSKYTKTGLTDIADIAPVVTFLATDGWWITGQTIFANGGYTTR
- a CDS encoding TMEM175 family protein, whose translation is MSEKTPTPARLEAFSDGVIAVIITVMVLEIRVPHADGLEGLRALTPGLAVYLMSFGFTGIYWLNHQHVIRRTERAGHSLQIANLGFLFCLSLLPLSTAYVVDKQLSGFAVSVYASSLLIVAFSFMWVRLALHGILRGRDEVTDEDQRGLRNHVISIFLYLGSAGIALFFPRLVLCFIALLTFVWTLPNLSLSQIKKQRS